AACTTCGCTCTTCTGGGCACGAGTCACAGCCATGCGGACATAGTCCTCACCTACTTCCTGTAGGTACTCAGCTGCTTCCTCGTCCTCTTCATCAGGCTGTGCGGTCCACGCCACATGTTCACGCAGATTACCGCGAACAGTGATCGTGCCATCGCCATAGCTGAAGGTGTCCTGCATCACCCGGGGTGAACAGGCACAGACAACCACGGTATTTACGCCTTTTTCTTCGATATCTTTTTTGATCAGAGCTTGACCTTCTGCACCGCAGAGACAGGCATGATCCTGCATCTCCATACCGGTTTCAGAGGCAGCTTCTTTCAGACCGTCGACATCAAGAACATCGCCGATACTGCACCCTGTGCAAAGATACGCACCATATACTTTATCCATTGATTTCCCCCTACTGTGCGTTCTGGATTGCTTTGAGAGCTGCGGCTGTAGCAGACTGCGTACTGGTGTACACGTCAGAAGCTGACTTGGCACAACCGGCAGCGATCATCCCTTTCTCCGGCTCGGAAACAATAAAACCGTTGCCGTCCATGTTCAGCCCAAGAGCCTTGCCCTGCTCACCGAGTGCAGGCTGCATTCCTGTCGCCAAGACACACATGTCTACCTTCTGCTGCACTTTGCCACCGCCGACTGCATCTTCGGCCACAACGGTCACACCGCCATCGTCCTCGGCAATAATATCGGCAACCTTTCCTTTGATAAACTGAGCATTTTCATCAGTCCTGAGTTTCTCGCGGAAATGCTCATATTTACCCGGTGTCCGCAAATCAATATAAAAGACATAAATCTTGGCTTCAGGGTAACGCTCACGAATATAGGTCATCTGCTTAAAGGTCGCCATGCAGCAGATATAGGAGCAATGCTCCAGATGATTCTCATCACGGGAACCTGCACACTGAACAAAAGCGATAGACTCAATCTCTTTATCATCGCCGGGACGGAGGATCTTACCGCCGGTTGGTCCATTAGGCGCAGCCATCCGTTCCATCATCATATTGCTGATAATAGCTCGTGAAGACTCCGGTTTCAAATTTTCCAATTTTGACCGGTCATACGGATTCCAGCCAGTTGCCCAGACAATGGAGCTGACATTCACGGTAAAGGTCTCAACCGCCATCTCGGTATCAATGGCATTGTATTTACAGGCACCTTTAACAGCCTCCAGACAATCAGGGGAGCAAGCATCTACATCCAACACATAGCGACGCGGAAAAGCCATCTCATGCGGCAGATAGATCGCCTTGCTCTTGTTCATGCCGAAGTTGAAGGCATTATCAATCTCATCAGTACAGGCTTCGGAACAATCACCGCAAGCTGTACAGTTGGAGTTCACATAACGGGGTGCGGTCTCTAGCTCCACCTCGTAATTACCCGGACCTCCTGATACCGATTTGACCGTGGTCATGGTATATGATCGGATTTTCCGGTTATTCTTTACCCGCTTGAAGTTAATCTCCAATCCACAGGTGGGGGGACAAAGTTTCGGGAAATACTGATTCAGCTGGGCCACACGGCCGCCGAAGTACGGATTTTTTTCGATAATGTAAACATCATTACCAACTTCCGCAGCTTCCAGCGCAGCGGTCAAACCGCTGATACCGCCGCCAACAACCAGTACCGCACCAGTTTTCGTAGCATCACTCATATGCCAAACCTCCATAAAAACTGCTGGTATTGATAAATTGGTTATTTCTGGTTCAAATGAAAAGCAGGCCAAAACAGCATGCTGCTCAATTCAAACAAAAATAACCTGTACAACCTTTACGTTCTTTTCATAGGACATAAAAAACTCCAGACCTCGTAAACGGGGCCTGGAGATTTAATCTGACGGTGACGGTTAAGTTCTTACTGTTCATAATCCACTTAACCGGGCAGAAGAAAAAATATCCTCTGCCCGTCATATTACCGCCCCTGTATCCTTAGATCCACGGGTCAGTTTCTACGATGTTGATGCACTCAACTTTCTCGCACTTCCACTCTTGGGTCTTAGGATCGAAGGTGGAGTTAACAAATGCTTTCCAGTTTTCTTCATCAACGGTGGGGAAGTCTGAGCGGTAGTAGAAGCCCGGGTAGCGGGACTCTTTACGGAACTCAATGTGACGGATATGGGTCTCAACACACCAAATACGGTGGTAGTTTTCCCAAGCACGCATCAGCTCATGCAAGTCGCCAGCAGCCATCTTCTCCGCATCTTCACGCAGCATGCGCAGGAGATCCAAACAGATGTTGAGCAGCTTACCAGAGGTCATGTAGTAGGTAGCAACACCACCACCGTACTCATCAGTGGCCTTCATCAGGCGCATCATCAGACCGTGCGGCTTGCAGTAGTTAGGATTAACATCCTGATGGGTGGTTGCACCTACATGCTCCAGATAACGGGTTACCGGGGCGTAGATCTCAGCAGCCAGTTCCGCAGCAGTCTGAGCGAGCTCAGGCTGGAAGTCAGCGTTGTCGCGACAGTATTTAACCATCTGCTTACCAACAATACGTCCTTCGGTGTGCGAACCTGAGGAGAACTTATGACCGGAAGCACCAACACCGTCACCGGCAGTGAACAGACCGTCAACAGTGGTCATACGGTTGTAGCCCCACTTGTACTGATGCGAACGCGGGCCATCAACGGTCGGAACCCAATCTTCGTCCGGCCCAGAGGTCCAGATACCGCAACAACCGGAATGTGATCCCAGCATGTACGGTTCGGTCGGCATGATTTCAGAACCAACTTTCTCCGGCTCAATGTTCATACCGGCCCACAGACCAGCCTGACCAATGGACATATCCAAGAAATCTTCCCAAGCCTCTGACTCAAGATGTTTCCAGATCTTCTTCACTTCCTTCTCGTTCTTACCAGCTTCACGAGCTTCATCCAGGAAGGAGTTCAGCGCAACGTCAGTAGCCATGTATACCGGTCCACGTCCAGCCTTGAACTCGTTAACCATCAGATGGTTACGCAGACAAGTCGGGGTTACCGCAGACTCACCGTAAGGCATGAACTGCTTGAGCTCTTCCTTAGCAGCATCGCCCATAGCGTAGAACTCACCGTTACCGTTGGACACTTTGGCCTTGAACAGGAGGAACCACGCACCAACAGGACCGTAACCATCTTTGAAACGAGCCGGGGTGAAACGGTTTTCCATCATGGTCAGGGTAGCACCAACCTGAGCACACATGGTGTAGGTGGAACCAGCATTCCATACTGGGTACCATGCACGACCTTTACCTTCACCTGTAGAACGCGGACGGAAAATATTTACCGCACCACCACAAGCGACCATAGCGGTCTTACATTTGAAAACGTGTACTTTGTTTTCACGGGTAGAGAAACCAACTGCACCAGCAATGTGGTTTTCTTTGTTTTTGTCCAACAGCATCTTTACGATGAAAACACGCTCCATGATGTTTTCTTCGCCCAAAGCTTTTTTAGCAGCTTCGGCAACGATGCACTTATAGGACTCACCGTTGATCATGATCTGCCATTTACCGGTACGTACCGGTGTACCGCCTTCACGCAGTGAAGGAGCAGGCTTAGCACCGTCCAGGTTGGTTCCGTCTTCAGCTTTCTTCCAAATGGGCAGTCCCCATTCTTCGAACAGCTTAACAGACTCATCAACGTGACGACCGAGATCGTAGATAAGATCTTCACGAACAACGCCCATCAGGTCATTACGAACCATCTTGACGTAATTTTCAATCTCGTTCTCGCCGATATAGGTATTGATAGCGGACAGACCCTGAGCAACAGCACCAGAACGCTCCATAGCAGCCTTATCAACCAACTGAATTTTCAGGTCGGCAGGTGCCCATTTCTTGATCTCAAAAGCTGCACCACAAGCTCCCATACCACCACCAACGATCAATACGTCGGTTTCATGCTCTACAATCTCCGGGTTGGCAATAGCAGGCAACTCACCTTTCGGCTTATTTGGTAACGCCATATTCAAATCTCCTTATATATGAAATATTAGAAATATTATATTTATTCAGCACTAAGCAAGCATGGTGGGTTTCTTCAGCTCACTCTCAAGCGCCAGACACTCGTCATCAAGGTTTGTGCCCTTGGTGTCGGCGTACTCATTGGCGGAACCCTCAGCGGTTGTCCGGATTGGGAACTTAAAACGCTTGATATTGCCGTTACGGAATTTGATGGTCCACATAATGGAATCAGAAGAACGCATGGGATGTACCTGACCACCCATGGGTACGAAGTCATCATAACCGCGAACAGCGATAGCACCCTGCGGACAGATCTTAACACAGGAGTAACACTCCCAGCATGCATCCGGCTCTTGGTTGTATGCCTTCATCTCTTCGGTGTTCAAGACCATCAGGTCGTTGGGGCAGATGTACATACAAGCGGTTTTATCACCACCCTTGCAACCATCACATTTCTCTGGATTTACGTAACTTGGCATTTAACTACCTCCTCATAGGATTTTCATTATGACAGCGTTCATCCGCCATCACATTAAGATCTACCACTAAAATTAATTTCAAAAATTACCAGCACTCAATCAGCATCTCCGCTTGAGCAGATCAACTTTTTTCCGGCTGCTATCTTTGTATTTCGTCCTAAAAATTTCATCATCGCCCTCTCGACAATCATCAGTTTATCTTGAGAGTGTGTCACTTAATAATTTGTTGTTTGACGAATGTCAAGGAAAAATCTACCATGGGGTACTGCAACTGCCTGTTATGCTTCTTATCAAAAAAACTCATGAATTCCATCAACAAACCATCAATAATACTTCATCATGGGCTAATCTTAAAAGAGATCGGTGAGTCAGGCACTCTTGAGTGACATTGAGCGACGTTGGACAAAATATCAAGCCAACTCCGACGGCACCTTCCAGTACCCTCGTACATCCTCCATGCGCATCCAAGAGTTTGCATGCAGAGATTGCAGGGCTGCCGTGCTCAAGCTTTTGCCGGGATCATTATCAAATCTACCTTGACAGAATAAATGGAAAGGAGTAGGAGTGTAATTCTTTGGTTACTTTTGGTTACGTCGCACCTTATAGAGTATTTTTCCTTTGTTGCACTCTGCTTGTTATACCCTCATAACGTTCTTTTTAAGCCTTGTGAGAGAATAAAAAAACTTCCTCTTACCATGAACGACAACTCAATAAACCCGCGAAACGGCCTGACCCGTCGATCCTTCCTCCATATTGCAGCCCTTACCGGTTTTGCTGGCGTTGCCGGAGCTGCCCGCTTTTTTCCTTTTTCCCCCGAAGATCCGCGCGTCTTCACTGTCCGCAAATCCTTTCCTCTGATGGGCACCCAGCTTAATCTCACGGTATACAGCCCGGACCGGGATCAGGCCGAGGCGGCAATCACGGCCATGATTTCTCGCATGCAGGGCCTTGAGGGAAAACTTTCCCGTCATCAGCAGACAAGCGAGGTCGCGGTGCTGAACCGCACCGGTTCGCTGAACCAACCGAGCAAGGAACTTCTTGCAGTCCTTGAACTGGCTGATACTGTTCATAAGAAAACCGCAGGTGCCTTTGATATCACGGTCCTGCCCCTGCTGACCCTGTACCAGCAACAAAAAGAACACCTCCGCAGTCAACCGGCTCTTATCAAAAGCCTTGTCCGCAATATCGGTCAGGAACAGCTTCAGCTCACCTCCTCTCAGGTTCGCTTAGACAGTAAGGAGACAGCAGGGAACCTCGGCATAACCTTGGACGGCATCGGTAAGGGCTACATAGTAGATCAGGGTGTTGCCACTCTGAAATCTTTTGGTTTCCAGCAGGTATTAGTGGAAGCGGGTGGCGACCTGTTAGTCAGCGGCAGCAAACCCCAAGGAGATCCGTGGCGAATCGGCATCAGAAATCCTCGGCCCGAGATTCCCAGAGAGCTGCTCACCGTGCAGGCAGAAAATATGGCTGTGGCGACCTCAGGTGATTATTTTCAGCCGTTCAGCCCGGACCTGCTTTCTCACCATATCATCAATCCCAAGACCGGTTTTTCCCCGCCCGAGCTGGCAAGCTGCACCATAACGGCACCCAATGCGGCCTTGGCTGATGCTCTCGCCACCGGCTGCATGGTTCTGGGCAAAGCAGACAGTATGGATCTGCTGGCGGATATGCCGGGTTGTGAGGGTCTGCTCATAGGCAAGGATCTGAAGGTTCAAAAAACTGACGGCTTTGCCAGCTGAAATGGATTCCACTCTTATGGATTTCACCATCACCAAGGGGCTTGATATCCCCATCAGCGGTACACCGGAACAGACCATCCAGGAGGGCAATCCGGTCACCGAGGTGGCCCTGCTCGGCTTTGATTATGTCGGACTCAAACCGACCATGAAGGTTCGGATGGACGATCAGGTGGCAACAGGACAGCTCCTGTTTACGGATAAGAAAAATCCAGGTGTCCGTTTTACCGCCCCTGCTCCGGGTAAAGTTATTGCTATTCACCGAGGACCGCGCCGCCGCTTTGAATCCCTGGTGATCCGGTTAGAAGGCGAGGAACGGCTTTTCTTTACCTCGCCCTGCCCTGCTCCTGAACTATTCCCTGATGCTGGCACCATCAAGGATATTCTGATCGAATCCGGGCAATGGACAAGCCTGCGAGCACGACCCTATGGTAAGGTCCCCTCTCCTGAGGCGAAAGCGGCCTCCCTCTTTATCACGGCTATTGATACTCAGCCCTTAGCAGCAGATCCATCAATCATCATTAACGAGTACCGGCGTGATTTCATCTTAGGGCTGAACGCTCTCCAAGCCCTGACCGCCAAAACCTTTCTCTGTTGTGCTCAGGGCATAAATATACGAAGGTCCGACCTCCCGAATATCGAGGTGGCTTATTTTTCCGGTCCCCACCCTGCCGGCCTGGCTTCAACCCATATCCATCTTCTCGATCCGGTTCATTCCGGCAAGGAAGTCTGGCAGATCGGGTACCAGGATGTGATTGCAATCGGTCACCTCTTCCGTACCGGCAAACTCTGGGAGGAACGGGTTGTCGCCCTGACAGGGCCGTCCATGCAGCGTCCGCGTTTAATAAAAACCTTGGCCGGGGCCTCTGTTCTCGAACTATGCCAGGACGAGATAACTGATCCCCAGGCCCGCCTGATTGTAGGCTCGGTCTTGAACGGGCATCGGATGGGCGAAGAAAACGTTCACGGTTATCTGGGCCGCTACCAGCAACAGGTCTGCGCCTTGCCAGAAAAGGACGGGAGCGGCCTGCTCAACTGGTTGCGTCCGGGGGGCGACCGCTATTCCTCCCTGCCCATCTTCCTGTCCGCCTTCACGAAAAAATCCGGAACCAAATTTCCTCTGACCACAGCGAGCTGGGGAGGCGAACGAGCCATCCTGCCTATGGGAACCTATGAAAAGGTTATGCCACTGAACCTGATTGCCACGTCCCTGCTCAAGGCCATTGCCACCGGCAATACGGAAAAAGCCGCTGCCTTGGGTTGCCTTGAACTAATTGAAGAGGATTTGGCTCTGTGCAGTTTTGTTTGTCCTGGGAAGAATAATTTTGGGCCTATGTTGCGGGAGGTTTTAACGAAGATTGAAGAGGATGGGTAGGGGAACGAAAGCGGACAGTTGATTTCCCGAATCCTGAATTGTCTGATTTCGTTGCACTCAATCAGACCTACGGACTCTATGCGCAGATGGTGGAATAGAGGGACAGCATGTCTCCCTTATTAAAGGGAGAGCATGGAAGACTTCCCTCAAAACTATAAGGAAAAAATGAAAAGAAAAGATAAAAAATTAACTCTTGATGAGCATATGGAAGTTGCTGATGATCTGGCTATTGCATTTCATCACTTAAAAAAAGCTTTCGATAAATGCGAAGAACACTATCCGATAAGTAGCAAGTTGATGAATTTTTTTTATCAACTTCATCCCGGAAACGTGAAAAGTAAATTCTGTAATCTAAAGGATCAACTTGATGAGGAATATCACAAGTTAATAACCGAGGAAGAATTTAAGGTACATGGTCATATTTACTACAAACTTAACGAGCGTTATAAAAAGATCCAAAGGGATAATAAGTAATCTGACAAATTGCGCAACTGGACACAATGAACCTTTCTAGCGAGAGGGAAAAACATACTTGGAATACCTTTTTCTATCCCACGACAGGTCGAAGCATACCGGGCAATAAGTTTTACCTCTCCGCTGATACCCTGAACCATACCAAAGGATAGGTTCAATACCCGACTATAGGTTCTTCCCCTCCCTGGAGCCGAAAAACCGCTCACAATCAGCTTGACTGTTTTTTCGACATGAAACTCCTCAACACCCTCTTACAAAAAACCGCCCCCCTCTTCAACAAGGGAGGCCGCTTCGAGGCATGGTACCCGGCCTTTGACGCGCTGGACTCCTTTCTCATGGGGAGCCGCCACACCACCGGCTCTGCGCCCCATGTCCGGGATGCTATGGATCTGAAGCGGATCATGATCCTGGTGGTGATCGCCCTCATCCCCTGCGTGTTCATGGCGATGTGGAACACCGGCTATCAGGCCAATCTGACCCTGCAAGCCTTGGGACTGACAGGCTCTGCGGGCTGGCGCGGAGCAATCATGGCCGCGATGGGTATGCACTGCACACCGGACAGCTTTCTCGCCAATCTCATCCACGGCAGCCTCTATTTCCTGCCGATTTATCTGGTTTCCCTGACAGCAGGCGGACTCTGGGAGGTGATCTTCAACCTTGGCCGAGGCCATGAGATGTCCGAGGCATTTCTGGTCACCAGCCTCCTCTTTCCCCTGACCCTGCCCCCCACCGTGCCCCTCTGGCAGGTGGCTCTGGGGATCAGCTTCGGTATCATCTTTGCAAAAGAGGTCTATGGCGGCGTAGGACGCAACTTCATGAACCCGGCCCTGGTTGCCCGGGCCTTTCTCTTTTTCGCCTACCCCGGCAACATGAGCGGCGACACGGTTTGGGTCGGTGTGGACGGCCTGTCCAGTGCCACGGCCTTAGCCAAGGTGGCAGCGGCCCCTGCTGACACCCCGCTTACCAACTTCGATTTTAGCTGGGCAGATGCCTTTCTCGGCACCATCCCCGGCTCAATGGGCGAGACCTCGGTGGTGGCCTGCCTGCTGGGCGCGACCCTGCTCCTGGTCTGCGGCATCGCCTCCTGGCGGATCATGGTCTCCATGCTCCTGGGCGGCCTGAGTCTGGCCCTGCTCTTCCAGTTTATCGCCTCATCCTCCAACGCCCTTATCAACCTGCCCTTTTACTGGCACCCGGTTCTGGGCGGCTTTGCCTTCGGCCTTATCTTCATGGCTACGGACCCGGTTACGGCCCCGCATACCAATATCGGCAGATGGTGCTATGGTTTTTTCATCGGGGCTTTATCCATCCTGATCCGGGTGATCAACCCGGCCTACCCTGAAGGGGTGATGCTGGCCATTCTGCTGGGTAACGTCTTTTCCCCACTCTTTGATTATCCGGTCATCCAGGCCAATATCCGACAGAGGAGGCTCAGGCATGGATAAGGAAACTTCAGCTGGTGCCTTTCGCGCCGTCATGGTCCTCGCCCTGATCTGCTCGGTCCTGGTTGCCGGGGCTGCTGTGGGACTCAGGCCGCTCCAGGAGGCCAACCGCAAACTGGATCGGAAAAAGAACATCCTCCGCGCCGCCGGTCTTTATCAGGGCAAAGGTGATGTGGAGGAACTGTTTCAACAGGTGGAGACCAAGGTCGTTCGCTTGGCAGATGGCACCTTTGTTCCGCCCGAGGAGATTGATCCTGCGGAATTTGACCAACTCGGCTCTCTCCAGAGCAAGGAGACCAGCAGAAAGTTGGGCAAGGAAGAGGATACGGCGGGACTGAATCGCCTGGAAAAATATTCCCTGGTCTATCTGGTCAAGAAAGAAGGACAGCTGGACAAGGTAATCCTGCCCATTCGCGGCAAGGGCCTCTGGTCCACTCTGTACGGTTATCTGGCACTGTCAGCGGATCTCTCCACCATCAGCGGTATCACCTTTTATGAACACGGCGAAACCCCCGGCTTGGGCGGCGAGATTGATAATCCTGACTGGCAGGCTGGTTGGGTTGGAAAGCAGCTCTATGATCAACAGGGAACGGCTCGTATCCAGGTTGTGAAGGGCCAAGGACAAGGGCCATATCAGGTGGACGGGGTCTCCGGGGCCACCCTGACCATGAAGGGTGTTAACAACCTGATGCATTTCTGGTTCGGCGAGCACGGGTTCGGCCCGTTTCTGGAACGTTATAAGGGATCTGTCAAAATGTAGGGGCAGGTCCCTGTGCCTGCCCGTTTATATACCACACAGAATGTTCAGGGCAAACACAGGGGTTTGCCCCTACGAGGGTCACATACCCCGAAGGGGTTATATTTATCCAGCTCGGGGTAACACCCCGAGCAACCAACCCAAATGCGTTCCGTGCCCTATATACCCAGGGTGTTACCCTGGGCTGATTAACGCGCAGCGTTGGGGCATGGTGGTATCATTATTATTGTAGGGACACGGCATGCCGTGTCCCTACCGGATTACAAAACCTTCGGACAAACCAAAAAGGGATCAACAACGATGCCTGAACAGAAAAAAGAACTGCTCCTCAACCCATTTTTCCAACGCAATCCCATTGCCCTGCTGGTGCTGGGGATCTGCTCGGCACTGGCCGTAACCGGCAACATGGCCACTGCCTTGGTCATGTCGGTCTGTCTTTCCCTAGTGGTGGCCTTTTCCAGCCTGATCATCAGCCTGATCCGCCAGCAGATCCCCAATACCGTACGGATCGGCATCCAGATCACGGTGATCGCCACCCTAGTTATCCTGGTGGACCAGATCCTCAAGGCCTTTTTCTATGATCTGGCCAAGCAGCTTTCCGTCTATGTGGGCCTGATCATCACCAACTGCATTGTGATGGGCCGGGCCGAAGGCTTTGCCATGAGCCATACGCCGCTCAAGTCATTTATTGATGGACTGGGGAACGGCATGGGCTACGCCTTTGTCCTGATGACCGTGTCCTTTTGCCGGGAGTTGCTGGGCAGCGGCACCGTCTTCGGCCATGAAGTGCTGCCTCTGGTTGCCGATGACGGCTGGTATCAGGGCAACGGGCTGATGCTTCTGCCGAGCGGGGCCTTCTTCCTCATCGCCTTGGTTATCTGGGCGTTGCGCACGGTCTACCCCAACCAACAGGAGAAGGATTAATGCTCCATTATATGGAAATCATCTTTACCGCCCTGTTTATGGAGAACATGGTGCTCTCCTTTTTTCTGGGGATGTGTACCTTTCTGGCGATCTCCAAGCAGATCAATGCCGCTGCCGGTCTGGGTTGTGCGGTTCTGCTTATTCAGGTTATCACTGTTCCCATCAACAACCTGATCTATCATCATCTGCTCAAGCCGGATGCCCTGTCCTGGGCCGGTTTTCCCGGCCTGGATTTGACCTTTCTCGGGCTGCTGATCTATATCGGAGTGATTGCTGCGGTGGTTCAGATCCTGGAAATGGTCCTTGATCGCTTTTTCCCGGCCCTGTACAACACGCTGGGGATTTACCTGCCCCTGCTCACAGTGAACTGCGCTATTCTGGGAGGCAGCCTCTTTATGGTGGAACGGGAATACACCTTCGGGGAAAGCGTGTTCTACGGCATCGGGTCTGGTGGCGGTTTTCTGCTGGCCGTGGTTGCCCTGGCCGGAATCCGGGAAAAACTGGAATATGCTGATCCGCCAGCTGGCCTCCAAGGCCTTGGCCTGACTTTTATTACTACCGGCCTGATGGCCCTAGCCTTTATGGGGCTGGCCGGAATTTCATTTTAGGGATATCGCGACATGCAGGAAATTATTGCTGCCGTTCTTACCTTTCTCGCTCTCCAGTTCCTCCTGGTCTGCCTGATTGTCCTAGCAAAGAAGAAACTCCAACCGGGCGGAGAGATCACTATTGATATCAACGACAAAAAGAAACTCCAGGTCAAACCAGGGAGTCGTTTGCTCACCACTCTGGCAAATGAGGAGATCTTTCTTTCCTCGGCCTGCGGCGGAGGGGGCAGTTGCGGGCAATGCCGGGTCACGGTCAAGGAAGGCGGAGGCAGCATCCTGCCCACTGAGCGGGGCTATATCTCCCGGCGGGAGGCCAAACAGGGTATGCGGCTGGCCTGTCAGGTCCAGGTCAAGCGGGACATGCAGATCGAAGTGCCCCCGGAGATGCTGGAAACCCGGAAATGGCAATGCACAGTGGTCTCCAACGAGAATATCGCCACCTTTATCAAGGAGTTGGTGCTCAAGCTGCCCGAGGGCGAGGAGATGGATTTTCAACCAGGCGGCTTTATCCAGGTTGATATCCCACCCCATGCCCTGTCCTTTAAGAGCTTTGATATTAATAAAAAATTCTTATCCGACTGGAGCAAGTTCCGCCTTTTTCAGTATAAATCCAATGTGACCATGCCCATCACCCGTGCCTATTCTATGGCGAATTATCCTGGAGAAAAGGGGTTGCTCAAGCTGGATGTCAAGATCGCCTGTCCACCTGGCGGCTGCGAAGAGCCACCGCCGCCGGGCAAGGCATCGTCCTATATCTTTAATCTGAAACCGGGCGATGAAGTGACCATCTCCGGCCCCTATGGTGATTTCTACATCCACGAAGGCAAGCAGGAAATGATCTACGTGGGTGCTGGCGCAGGCATGGCCCCGTTGCGCAGCCAAATCCTGGAATTGATGAAGGGTCGACATTCCAGCCGCAAGATATCCTACTGGTACGGTAGCCGTACTTTGCTGGAAGTGCCGTATCTGGACGACTTTACTTCGCTCTCTGAAAAATATCCCAATTTCACCTTTCACCTCTGCCTGTCCCGGCCCAAGGAGGAGGATAACTGGACCGGCCCGGTGGGGCATGTCCATAATGTCCTGTATGAGGAGTATCTCAAGGAGCACGAGGCACCCGAGGATATTCAATACTACACCTGCGGTCCGCCGATGATGACCCGCTCCCTGGTCAAAATGCTGATTGATCTAGGAGTGGAAGAGGATAATATCTATAAGGATGAGTTCGGGGGATGATGAAGATTTTCTTGCTTACTTTCGAGCTTAGCTTTGTGGTTATTGTTGTTGCTGCTTTGATTATTAATTTTAGTAAACGGCGGCAGCGGAAATCTCCGCATGGGTTGACTGGGATGTGTCATCGGACTGGGGGGGTGGTTTGTGGGAAGTGTAGTGAGAGAGAGCATTAACAGTATGAAAAAATTAGGTTTGGGAATACAGGCATTATCAGAATTTAAAGATAATAACTTCATCTATGTGGATAAGACGGAGCATATTCACAGGTTAATAGACGATGGAAAATACTATTTTCTTTCCCGTCCCCGGCGGTTCGGCAAATCGCTGCTGATCAATACGCTTAAAGAGCTGTTTGAAGGCAACCGCAGGGTCTTTCATGGCTGTTGGATTGAGGAGAGGTGGCATTGGCAGCAAAAA
This genomic interval from Candidatus Electrothrix rattekaaiensis contains the following:
- a CDS encoding FAD-dependent oxidoreductase, coding for MSDATKTGAVLVVGGGISGLTAALEAAEVGNDVYIIEKNPYFGGRVAQLNQYFPKLCPPTCGLEINFKRVKNNRKIRSYTMTTVKSVSGGPGNYEVELETAPRYVNSNCTACGDCSEACTDEIDNAFNFGMNKSKAIYLPHEMAFPRRYVLDVDACSPDCLEAVKGACKYNAIDTEMAVETFTVNVSSIVWATGWNPYDRSKLENLKPESSRAIISNMMMERMAAPNGPTGGKILRPGDDKEIESIAFVQCAGSRDENHLEHCSYICCMATFKQMTYIRERYPEAKIYVFYIDLRTPGKYEHFREKLRTDENAQFIKGKVADIIAEDDGGVTVVAEDAVGGGKVQQKVDMCVLATGMQPALGEQGKALGLNMDGNGFIVSEPEKGMIAAGCAKSASDVYTSTQSATAAALKAIQNAQ
- the aprA gene encoding adenylyl-sulfate reductase subunit alpha, translating into MALPNKPKGELPAIANPEIVEHETDVLIVGGGMGACGAAFEIKKWAPADLKIQLVDKAAMERSGAVAQGLSAINTYIGENEIENYVKMVRNDLMGVVREDLIYDLGRHVDESVKLFEEWGLPIWKKAEDGTNLDGAKPAPSLREGGTPVRTGKWQIMINGESYKCIVAEAAKKALGEENIMERVFIVKMLLDKNKENHIAGAVGFSTRENKVHVFKCKTAMVACGGAVNIFRPRSTGEGKGRAWYPVWNAGSTYTMCAQVGATLTMMENRFTPARFKDGYGPVGAWFLLFKAKVSNGNGEFYAMGDAAKEELKQFMPYGESAVTPTCLRNHLMVNEFKAGRGPVYMATDVALNSFLDEAREAGKNEKEVKKIWKHLESEAWEDFLDMSIGQAGLWAGMNIEPEKVGSEIMPTEPYMLGSHSGCCGIWTSGPDEDWVPTVDGPRSHQYKWGYNRMTTVDGLFTAGDGVGASGHKFSSGSHTEGRIVGKQMVKYCRDNADFQPELAQTAAELAAEIYAPVTRYLEHVGATTHQDVNPNYCKPHGLMMRLMKATDEYGGGVATYYMTSGKLLNICLDLLRMLREDAEKMAAGDLHELMRAWENYHRIWCVETHIRHIEFRKESRYPGFYYRSDFPTVDEENWKAFVNSTFDPKTQEWKCEKVECINIVETDPWI
- the aprB gene encoding adenylyl-sulfate reductase subunit beta, with product MPSYVNPEKCDGCKGGDKTACMYICPNDLMVLNTEEMKAYNQEPDACWECYSCVKICPQGAIAVRGYDDFVPMGGQVHPMRSSDSIMWTIKFRNGNIKRFKFPIRTTAEGSANEYADTKGTNLDDECLALESELKKPTMLA
- a CDS encoding FAD:protein FMN transferase — translated: MNDNSINPRNGLTRRSFLHIAALTGFAGVAGAARFFPFSPEDPRVFTVRKSFPLMGTQLNLTVYSPDRDQAEAAITAMISRMQGLEGKLSRHQQTSEVAVLNRTGSLNQPSKELLAVLELADTVHKKTAGAFDITVLPLLTLYQQQKEHLRSQPALIKSLVRNIGQEQLQLTSSQVRLDSKETAGNLGITLDGIGKGYIVDQGVATLKSFGFQQVLVEAGGDLLVSGSKPQGDPWRIGIRNPRPEIPRELLTVQAENMAVATSGDYFQPFSPDLLSHHIINPKTGFSPPELASCTITAPNAALADALATGCMVLGKADSMDLLADMPGCEGLLIGKDLKVQKTDGFAS
- a CDS encoding Na(+)-translocating NADH-quinone reductase subunit A: MDSTLMDFTITKGLDIPISGTPEQTIQEGNPVTEVALLGFDYVGLKPTMKVRMDDQVATGQLLFTDKKNPGVRFTAPAPGKVIAIHRGPRRRFESLVIRLEGEERLFFTSPCPAPELFPDAGTIKDILIESGQWTSLRARPYGKVPSPEAKAASLFITAIDTQPLAADPSIIINEYRRDFILGLNALQALTAKTFLCCAQGINIRRSDLPNIEVAYFSGPHPAGLASTHIHLLDPVHSGKEVWQIGYQDVIAIGHLFRTGKLWEERVVALTGPSMQRPRLIKTLAGASVLELCQDEITDPQARLIVGSVLNGHRMGEENVHGYLGRYQQQVCALPEKDGSGLLNWLRPGGDRYSSLPIFLSAFTKKSGTKFPLTTASWGGERAILPMGTYEKVMPLNLIATSLLKAIATGNTEKAAALGCLELIEEDLALCSFVCPGKNNFGPMLREVLTKIEEDG